The proteins below are encoded in one region of Naumovozyma castellii chromosome 6, complete genome:
- the EUC1 gene encoding Euc1p (ancestral locus Anc_2.437) produces MFNRHSGSSSSSSSSSSDFSDSDSDSDGVYHRRPRNDRSRGADARRRRDSSADRQAADTNIGRDDADADADADVEVNIGNNAADDRSVQEPLDPLAFQTFIVDQLAKVQEQNENLSKKLTQLEKEQEEYYINQMSKMASGFKNVQRCVEDVSNLKDMFQEIVGIMTGERIRFLDHSDENVSPQDAQNINNNDSTSSSSDLDYTRRMQQYRRMEEDTQLLRTAHSLDRIGPNAIKQETSYHVPLFMERGRAGPSGNHDATIGEANETTTEPNVSSSNTASATLMEQARNYKINRALYNVIDLAREYYEGFPGKPSVMLLERRFGASWRRDSKDRVLFTKRKCIINKIDEIVKNPEKFNLPTKISRKSAIKVVENIRLGNNKFRGHACRLSLSQLYEYFSKKQDTPDDYSLELKVRGVETRRVYLMRERDETRNDIRADSSSSTSVASSTAQSIPSTSESAANTSTNANVDPAIRSSVNPSSIP; encoded by the coding sequence ATGTTCAACAGGCATTCTGGCAGCAGCAGTAGCAGTAGTAGCAGCAGCAGTGACTTTAGTGACAGTGACAGTGATAGTGATGGTGTCTATCATCGAAGACCACGCAACGACAGGAGCAGAGGCGCTGACGCTCGAAGGAGAAGAGACAGTTCTGCTGACAGACAGGCTGCAGACACCAATATAGGACGCGATGATGCTGATGCTGATGCTGATGCTGATGTTGAAGTTAATATCGGTAACAACGCTGCCGATGATAGGAGTGTTCAGGAGCCTCTGGACCCGCTGGCGTTTCAAACTTTCATAGTGGATCAATTGGCAAAGGTTCAGGAACAAAACGAGAATTTGAGTAAGAAACTGactcaattggaaaaggaGCAAGAAGAGTATTACATCAATCAAATGTCCAAGATGGCCAGTGGGTTCAAGAACGTTCAGCGTTGTGTTGAGGAcgtttccaatttgaaggATATGTTTCAGGAAATTGTGGGAATTATGACGGGAGAAAGAATCAGATTCCTAGATCATTCTGATGAAAACGTTTCTCCCCAGGATGctcaaaatattaataataatgatagCACCTCATCGTCTTCAGATCTCGATTATACAAGGAGAATGCAACAATATCGAAGAATGGAGGAGGATACCCAATTGCTCAGAACGGCCCATTCATTGGATCGAATTGGTCCCAATGCAATCAAGCAAGAGACATCGTACCACGTTCCCTTATTTATGGAAAGAGGTAGAGCAGGACCCAGCGGAAACCATGATGCAACAATAGGAGAGGCaaatgaaacaacaacTGAACCGAATGTTTCATCAAGTAATACCGCTTCCGCAACTCTCATGGAACAGGCGAGAAACTATAAAATCAATAGAGCCCTATACAATGTTATTGATTTGGCCCGTGAATATTATGAGGGATTTCCCGGTAAGCCGTCAGTAATGTTGTTAGAGAGAAGGTTTGGTGCGTCTTGGAGAAGAGATTCAAAAGATAGAGTTTTGTTTACCAAGAGAAAATGTATCATCAATAAGATAGATGAGATAGTCAAGAATCCAGAGAAGTTTAATCTACCGACGAAAATATCAAGGAAATCTGCCATCAAAGTGGTTGAAAACATTCGACTGGGGAACAATAAATTTAGAGGTCATGCCTGTAGATTATCGTTATCTCAGTTATACGAGTATTTCTCCAAAAAACAGGACACCCCTGACGATTATTCTCTCGAGCTGAAAGTAAGGGGAGTTGAGACAAGAAGAGTGTATCTTATGAGAGAAAGAGACGAAACTAGAAACGACATTCGTGCAGATTCCAGTTCATCGACATCAGTGGCATCGTCCACGGCACAGAGTATTCCATCCACGTCTGAATCTGCAGCTAATACAAGCACCAATGCCAATGTGGATCCTGCCATTCGCTCGTCAGTCAACCCATCTTCAATTCCGTAA